The region GGGTTGTTGCTCCTACTCCGCGGCATCGAGCCACCTCCGTTCGATCGAAAGAACCTGGATGTCGGGCCTCGACCAGACGAAGCGCTCGGCCTCGTCGAGGATGTCGGTCAGGTGGGCATGGGACGACGCCACGGCGGCGACGCCGATGAGGCAGCGCTGCCACTGGTCCTGATGGTCGACCTCCGAGACGGCGACGTTGAACCGCCGCCGCAGGCCCTCGACGATGGGTTTGACGGCGGCACGCTTCGCCTTGAGCGAGCGCGACTCGGGGATGTGGAGGTCGACCTCCATCGCCGCAGCGTGCATCACCCGCCACGGTACCGAGTGGCGGGCGAGGCGACGCGTGCGCCGGTCAGGTCCGGGGGATCTCCCGGTCCTCGTAGGTCTCGATGATGTCGCCGGGCTTGAGGTCCTGGAAGTCGGTGAGGCCGATGCCGCACTCGAAGCCGGCCTGCACCTCTCGGACGTCGTCCTTGAAGCGCCGCAGGGACGAGACGGCACCCTTCCAGATGATGGTGCCCTCCCG is a window of Acidimicrobiales bacterium DNA encoding:
- a CDS encoding DUF503 domain-containing protein, giving the protein MHAAAMEVDLHIPESRSLKAKRAAVKPIVEGLRRRFNVAVSEVDHQDQWQRCLIGVAAVASSHAHLTDILDEAERFVWSRPDIQVLSIERRWLDAAE